One window of the Triticum dicoccoides isolate Atlit2015 ecotype Zavitan chromosome 3B, WEW_v2.0, whole genome shotgun sequence genome contains the following:
- the LOC119279986 gene encoding 60S ribosomal protein L28-1-like, translated as MTTVLGSLVWELVKKNKCFLIKQFSNSNTKVRFSKEPNNLYNVHSYKFSSLVNSKTVAVQPSAGEDKAVVLSTTKTKKQNTPAKLQHKTLMRKEFRKMAKSVKNLEME; from the exons ATGACTACCGTTCTAGGGTCTCTGGTCTGGGAGCTCGtgaagaagaacaagtgcttcttgATAAAACAATTCAGCAACAGCAACACCAAGGTGCGGTTCAGCAAGGAGCCCAACAACCTCTACAATGTCCACTCCTACAAGTTCTCGA GCTTGGTGAACAGCAAGACCGTGGCGGTCCAGCCATCAGCGGGAGAGGACAAGGCAGTTGTCCTGTCCACGACCAAGACCAAGAAGCAGAACACCCCTGCCAAGCTCCAGCACAAGACTCTGATGCGCAAGGAGTTCCGCAAGATGGCCAAGTCTGTCAAGAATCTG GAAATGGAGTGA